One window of the Aquila chrysaetos chrysaetos chromosome 8, bAquChr1.4, whole genome shotgun sequence genome contains the following:
- the ZC2HC1B gene encoding zinc finger C2HC domain-containing protein 1B, with the protein MSQIPGKELNGTSAQSQDVAPCTTCGRHFAQDVLLRHDPICKKVFNKKRKPFSSLKQRLQGTEITTVKKQPPQKKQPGKKSNWRQHHEDFINTIQSAKQVTKALKEGHPLPPPPPLSINPDYIQCPHCSRRFNEAAAQRHMKFCEEQAARGAFAAKTTGQALGKQPVTQRKPPTLTTAVLPLQKRVQEGANTDKPRPETSPGILQKTRKSLGISTGKKSSGEFRPEPCQSSEAALQPLLKEVVVLLCKGMAQTIAILHPCEMRTTAEYEILAGTVAKTDSL; encoded by the exons ATGAGTCAGATACCAGGAAAGGAGTTAAATGGAACAT CTGCCCAAAGTCAAGATGTGGCTCCTTGTACAACCTGTGGAAGACATTTTGCACAAGATGTTCTg CTGAGACATGACCCAATATGCAAGAAAGTCTTCAACAAGAAGCGCAAGCCCTTCAGCTCTTTGAAACAGAGACTGCAGGGAACAGAAATCACCACTGTGAAGAAGCAGCCCCCACAAAAG AAACAGCCAGGGAAGAAATCTAACTGGAGGCAGCACCATGAAGATTTCATTAATACTATTCAATCAGCCAAGCAGGTCACAAAAGCTCTGAAGGAGGGCCAccctcttccacctcctcccccactaAGCATCAATCCAG ACTATATTCAGTGTCCACACTGCTCACGGAGATTTAATgaggctgcagcacagaggcacATGAAGTTTTGTGAAGAACAAGCTGCTCGCGGTGCCTTTGCTGCAAAGACCACCGGGCAGGCTTTG GGCAAGCAACCAGTGACTCAGAGAAAACCCCCAACCTTAACAACTGCTGTGTTACCACTTCAGAAGAGAGTACAAGAAGGTGCCAATACAGACAAACCTAGGCCAG AGACCTCTCCAGGAATactgcagaaaaccagaaaatcttTGGGCATatctactggaaaaaaatcttcaggagAGTTTag ACCAGAGCCATGTCAGAGCAGCGAGGCGGCCCTCCAGCCCCTGCTTAAGGAGGTTGTGGTGCTGTTGTGCAAGGGGATGGCTCAGACGATCGCCATCTTGCACCCCTGTGAGATGCGTACGACTGCAGAATATGAGATCCTGGCAGGGACTGTGGCCAAGACGGATTCCCTGTAG